A portion of the Sandaracinobacteroides saxicola genome contains these proteins:
- a CDS encoding AraC family transcriptional regulator gives MMLYWDGALRGAAVALLVLLAWHFARDWGRGTTARLGVALALGGVCYVVLIGLPGEAMDAWWRVPFHLGSLVTPGLFWLFAQSWFDDDFRLRPWHGAVLALLMVGGASANYCPWMPPAPFNVFSVLWHGLGMLLVALGLWAALRGRDADLVEGRRRMRLLLVSAIGVVILWVVLSELSLDGWPAPVAWRVMNAASLLLLVAVLSAAMLAWRDPALLAAPPPAAEPAVVADDSALLARLDALMRRELLWRNEGVTMASVAAALGVPEYRLRRAINQGLGARNFNAWLNGYRLAEARAALSDPSQREVPILTIAMDAGFGSLAPFNRAFREAEGCTPSEFRARG, from the coding sequence ATGATGCTTTATTGGGACGGGGCGCTGCGCGGGGCGGCGGTCGCGTTGCTGGTGCTGCTCGCCTGGCATTTCGCGCGGGACTGGGGGCGCGGCACCACGGCGCGGCTGGGGGTGGCGCTGGCGCTGGGCGGCGTCTGTTACGTGGTGCTGATCGGCCTGCCGGGCGAGGCGATGGACGCCTGGTGGCGGGTGCCCTTCCATCTGGGCAGCCTGGTGACGCCGGGCCTGTTCTGGCTGTTCGCGCAGAGCTGGTTCGACGATGATTTCCGGCTGCGGCCCTGGCATGGCGCGGTGCTGGCGCTGCTGATGGTGGGCGGGGCGTCGGCGAATTATTGCCCCTGGATGCCGCCGGCGCCGTTCAACGTCTTCAGCGTGCTGTGGCACGGGCTGGGGATGCTGCTGGTGGCGCTGGGGCTGTGGGCGGCGCTGCGCGGCCGCGACGCGGACCTGGTGGAGGGGCGGCGGCGCATGCGGCTGCTGCTGGTCTCCGCGATCGGCGTGGTGATTTTGTGGGTGGTGCTGAGCGAGCTGTCGCTGGATGGCTGGCCGGCGCCGGTGGCGTGGCGGGTGATGAACGCCGCCAGCCTGCTGCTGCTGGTGGCGGTGCTCTCTGCGGCGATGCTGGCGTGGCGCGATCCGGCGCTGCTGGCGGCGCCGCCTCCCGCGGCCGAGCCGGCGGTTGTGGCGGATGACAGCGCGCTGTTGGCGCGGCTGGACGCGCTGATGCGGCGGGAGCTGCTGTGGCGCAACGAGGGTGTGACGATGGCGAGCGTGGCCGCCGCGCTGGGGGTGCCGGAATATCGGCTGCGGCGGGCGATCAACCAGGGGCTGGGGGCGCGCAATTTCAACGCCTGGCTGAACGGCTATCGGCTGGCGGAGGCGCGGGCGGCGCTCTCTGACCCGTCGCAGCGGGAGGTGCCGATCCTGACCATCGCGATGGACGCGGGGTTCGGCAGCCTGGCGCCATTCAACCGGGCCTTCCGCGAGGCGGAAGGCTGCACGCCGAGCGAGTTTCGCGCGCGGGGGTGA
- a CDS encoding SO2930 family diheme c-type cytochrome has translation MKALLLALLWLAAPGVAQVNGAALLADVPAAKLSAYGLFDADGRPDAALIPYAPTTPLFSDHAEKARFLWLPPGTRVGWRDSGVLAFPVGAVLVKSFGYTALLRQPAADTAPARGGGASGRGAAGYRTIETRLLIRKASGWVALPYVWEGGDAALKKAGARLAVEAMVDGKAITIDYAVPNMNQCKGCHALDGVLGPIGPKARNLDDATLRRLKPVGMPALADVPRVPAWDGRAPVAARARAYLDANCGHCHNARGPAGNSGLFLDWENRDRVALGIGKRPVAAGQASGGLSFDVKPGDPAASIMVHRMQSVEPGVAMPELGRSVVHEAGVALIRDWIAGLSSE, from the coding sequence ATGAAGGCGCTGCTGCTCGCGCTGCTGTGGCTGGCCGCGCCGGGCGTTGCGCAGGTCAATGGTGCGGCGCTGCTGGCGGATGTGCCGGCGGCGAAACTGTCGGCCTATGGCCTGTTCGACGCCGACGGCCGGCCGGATGCGGCGCTGATCCCCTATGCACCGACCACGCCGCTGTTCAGCGACCATGCGGAGAAGGCGCGCTTCCTGTGGCTGCCGCCGGGCACGCGGGTGGGGTGGCGGGACAGCGGCGTGCTGGCGTTTCCGGTGGGTGCGGTGCTGGTGAAATCGTTCGGATATACGGCCCTCCTTCGTCAGCCTGCGGCTGACACCGCCCCCGCACGCGGGGGAGGGGCTTCAGGGAGGGGCGCCGCTGGTTATCGCACGATCGAGACGCGGTTGCTGATCCGGAAGGCGAGCGGCTGGGTGGCCTTGCCCTATGTGTGGGAGGGCGGGGATGCGGCCTTGAAGAAGGCGGGCGCGCGGCTGGCGGTGGAGGCGATGGTGGATGGAAAGGCGATAACCATCGATTACGCCGTGCCGAACATGAACCAGTGCAAGGGCTGCCATGCGCTGGACGGCGTGCTGGGCCCCATTGGGCCGAAGGCGCGCAACCTGGACGACGCGACGCTGCGGCGGCTGAAGCCGGTGGGGATGCCGGCGCTGGCGGATGTGCCGCGGGTGCCGGCGTGGGACGGCAGGGCGCCGGTGGCGGCGCGGGCGCGGGCCTATCTGGATGCCAATTGCGGCCATTGCCACAACGCCCGCGGGCCGGCGGGCAACAGCGGGCTGTTCCTGGATTGGGAAAACCGGGACCGGGTGGCGCTGGGCATCGGCAAGCGGCCGGTGGCGGCGGGGCAGGCGAGCGGCGGGCTGAGCTTCGACGTGAAGCCGGGCGATCCTGCGGCGAGCATCATGGTGCACCGGATGCAGTCGGTGGAGCCGGGGGTCGCCATGCCGGAACTGGGGCGGAGCGTGGTGCATGAGGCGGGGGTGGCGCTGATCCGCGACTGGATCGCCGGGCTGAGCAGCGAATGA
- a CDS encoding parallel beta-helix domain-containing protein: MMMAGRSLVLWAALLAGAGQAKTIQVAPGPGAAEAVQTALIEAAPGDTVLLAAGRYAFTDGLSLDVKDVTLAGVGEGKTILSFKGQKSAAEGLLITADGSVVRDLTIHDAKGDGIKWKGVNGVHVHDVTVEWPDGPKATNGGYGVYPVASRNILIERVTVRGASDAGIYVGQSRDIIVQDNIAEYNVAGIEIENSMFADVAHNVVRKNAGGILVFDLPNLPQMGGHSTRVFGNRISDNDTPNFAAPGNVVAEVPTGTGVMVMANRNVHVFDNEISGNGSAAVMIVAYKKPFDSAGYNPLPRDVVVRGNRLRRNGFAPAFPGGAELAKAVGGTLPPLLWDGAQTYLVDGKPVTEVVRIGSDVPALTLNLPSATADMAAARPAPVQLRAAGLPPEPAPVAVELRATR, translated from the coding sequence ATGATGATGGCGGGCAGATCATTGGTGCTGTGGGCGGCGCTGCTGGCGGGCGCGGGGCAGGCGAAGACGATTCAGGTGGCGCCGGGGCCGGGCGCGGCGGAGGCTGTGCAGACGGCGCTCATCGAGGCAGCGCCGGGTGATACGGTGCTGCTCGCGGCGGGCCGCTATGCCTTCACAGACGGACTTTCGCTGGACGTAAAGGATGTGACGCTGGCGGGTGTGGGGGAAGGGAAGACGATCCTGTCCTTCAAGGGGCAGAAAAGCGCCGCCGAGGGCCTGCTGATCACCGCCGATGGCTCTGTGGTGCGCGACCTGACGATCCATGATGCCAAGGGCGACGGCATCAAGTGGAAAGGCGTGAACGGCGTGCATGTCCATGACGTGACGGTCGAGTGGCCGGACGGACCGAAGGCGACCAATGGTGGCTATGGCGTGTATCCGGTGGCGTCGCGCAACATCCTCATTGAGCGGGTGACGGTGCGCGGCGCGTCCGACGCGGGCATTTATGTGGGGCAGTCGCGCGACATCATCGTCCAAGACAATATCGCCGAATATAATGTCGCCGGGATCGAGATCGAGAACAGCATGTTCGCCGATGTGGCGCACAATGTCGTGCGTAAAAATGCCGGTGGGATCCTGGTGTTCGACCTGCCGAACCTGCCGCAGATGGGCGGTCATTCCACGCGCGTGTTCGGCAATCGCATCAGCGACAATGACACGCCGAACTTTGCCGCGCCGGGAAATGTGGTGGCCGAAGTGCCGACGGGAACGGGCGTGATGGTGATGGCGAACCGCAACGTTCACGTGTTCGACAACGAAATTTCAGGCAATGGCAGCGCCGCGGTGATGATCGTGGCCTATAAAAAGCCGTTCGACAGCGCCGGCTACAACCCGCTGCCGCGCGATGTGGTGGTGCGCGGCAATCGGCTGCGGCGGAACGGCTTCGCGCCGGCCTTTCCCGGCGGAGCCGAGCTGGCGAAGGCGGTGGGGGGCACGCTGCCACCGCTGCTGTGGGATGGGGCGCAAACCTATCTGGTGGATGGGAAGCCGGTGACGGAGGTGGTGCGGATCGGCTCCGATGTGCCGGCGCTGACGCTGAACCTGCCGAGCGCGACGGCCGACATGGCGGCGGCCCGGCCGGCGCCGGTGCAGTTGCGGGCGGCCGGCCTGCCGCCCGAGCCGGCGCCGGTGGCGGTGGAACTGCGCGCGACGCGATGA
- a CDS encoding Uma2 family endonuclease, translating into MNAPFAPPATHQRLPLTVDDLRLLHDHGAFNGIENRVELIGGDILLMNSMRMPHAHAVGELGFRLRLAIETFDRSLRMLAGVTLAFPPHDAPEPDLVLTCAAIRRDYLPGAEALLVVEVADSSADFDRNGKAVLYATHGVPEYWVIDLAAGAFLQHADPSDGRFARVEQQPLAGEARAWTLPDLAISLDGLAA; encoded by the coding sequence ATGAATGCGCCGTTCGCCCCGCCCGCGACGCACCAGCGGCTGCCGCTGACCGTGGATGACCTGCGCCTGCTGCACGACCATGGCGCGTTCAACGGGATCGAGAATCGGGTTGAATTGATCGGTGGGGACATTTTGCTGATGAATTCGATGCGCATGCCTCACGCCCACGCCGTCGGTGAATTGGGTTTCCGGCTGCGTCTGGCCATCGAGACGTTCGACCGATCTTTGCGGATGCTCGCAGGCGTTACTCTTGCCTTTCCGCCGCACGACGCGCCCGAGCCCGACCTTGTTCTCACCTGCGCCGCCATCCGCCGCGACTATCTGCCGGGTGCCGAGGCGCTGCTGGTCGTGGAAGTCGCCGACAGCAGCGCCGACTTCGACCGCAACGGCAAGGCCGTGCTCTACGCCACCCATGGCGTCCCGGAATATTGGGTGATCGACCTCGCCGCCGGCGCCTTCCTCCAGCACGCCGACCCCAGCGATGGCCGCTTCGCCCGCGTCGAACAGCAGCCGCTCGCCGGCGAAGCCCGCGCCTGGACGCTCCCCGACCTGGCGATCAGCCTCGACGGCCTGGCCGCTTGA